GTGATGTCGGCCGGCAATTCCATGGCCGAGGTGATCCGTGCCATCGATCAAGGCGCCATGGCCTTCATTCCCAAGACCAGCGACCCGGCGCAGATGAAGGAAGCGCTGGAGTTGGTGGTCGCCGGCGGCATCTACATCCCGGCCATGCGCATGGGGGGCGAGTCCCCGCCGCCGCCGCCGGGTGTGCAGTCGCCCACCGCCCTCCCGGCCGTGGCACCGCCGCCGGCACCGCGCGACTTGGAAAGCTTGCCGATCACGGCGCGTCAACACGAGGTGCTGCGCGGTCTTTTGATGGGCAAGCCCAACAAGGTGATCGCCTCCGAGCTGAAGATTTCGGCCGACACGGTCAAGGACCACGTCCAGGCCATCTTCCGCGCGCTGGGCGTGAACAGCCGCACCCAGGCGGTGCTGGCGGTCAGTCAGATGGGGCGTTGACTGGGGCGCTGACTTCGCGCTGGAACAGCCGCACGTAGATGGGCGCGAAGGCCTCGGCCTGGGTCAGCTGCAACAGGCCCTCGCGGGTCAGCTCCAGCATGGCAATGAAGGTCACCACCAGCACCTGGGGGCCGCGCTCGATCTCAAACAGATCTTCAAATCCCAGGTAGCGCTGCCCTTGCAAGCGGCGCAGCACGATGCTCATGTGCTCGCGCACCGAAAGCTGCTCGCGCGTGATGCGATGGTGCTGGTGCAGCTTGGCCCGCGCGAGCAGTTCGCGCCAGGCCTGAGCCAGATCCTCGGGGCGCACTGCCTCGAAGGTGGGGGCGGCGCTGAAATCGGCTTCGACGCTGGGGCACCAGAAGTCCCGGCCCAAGAGCGGCAACTCATCGAGTTTGAGCGCACCGATCTTGATGCGCTCGTAGTCCAGCAGGCGCCGCACCAGTTCAGCGCGTGGGTCCTCGGCTTCGCCCCCGTCGTCGCTCTGCCGCACCGGCAGCAGCATGCGCGACTTGATCTCGATCAGCATCGCCGCCATCAGCAGGTACTCGGCGGCCAACTCCAGGTTGTGCTTGCGAATCTGCTCGACATAGCCCAGGTACTGGACGGTCACGTCCGCCAGCGGGATGTCAAAGATGTTGAAGTTCTGCTTGCGGATCAGGTAGAGAAGCAGGTCCAGAGGGCCTTGAAAGGCCTCCAGGAAAACTTCCAGCGCATCGGGTGGGATGTAGAGATCCTGCGGCAGCTGGAACAGCGGCTCGCCATAAAGGGTGGCCAAGGCCACCTGGTCGACGATCTGCGGCTCGTCTAGCGGCGCAGCTACGTCGGCGGTATTTGGGTCAAAGGTGGTGGCAGGCATGCAAACGATCAAGCGACCGCCGTGGAACTGGCTTTGCCAGGCCACTGGCGGTGCCCCCTTGAGGGGGCTGAGGCTGGACCCAGAGGGCCCTGCGGGCCTTTGGTGCCTGCCGAAGAGCAGGGCCTCTGGCCCGGCGCGGCCTGCAAGGTGGCGGCCTATTGGGCCGCTTCGGGGGTGGACCCGTACACGTAGGCCTGCTGCGGCACGCGTGCCGTTCCGAACTCGGCCTGCTGGTTGCGATCGAGCTGTTTGTCCCAGAGCAAGGCGCGGCCGGCGCGCTGCTCGGCCTCCAGCGTCGGCTTCTTGGCCTTGAGCTCCTGGATCATTTGCGTGACGTCGGAAGTGTAGGGCTTCCAGAAGAAGGGCATGGCGCGCTCAAGAGGGGGGAGGGGCGTCGATTTTAAGCCGCGGCAGGATGTGATCCGGGCCGAGCTCGGCCGCCAGACCGCTGCGTTCGATCAAAGACAGGGGTTGGGCATTCACATCGGCCAGTAGCAGGGCCACGCCCCGGCGCCGGAGTGCGGCATGGAGCTGCTGCAGCGCGTCCACGCCCGAGCTGTCGAGCTGCACCAGCTTGTGCAGGTCCAACACCACTGAGCGGGTGCCCGCATGAATCTGTTCGCCCAGGGCTTCCACCTTGGCCACGGCCCCAAAGAACAGGGATCCGTACAGCTCAAAGGCTTGCACGCCGGCGGGCAGCGCCTCTGCGGCCACCGGGCTGGCGCGAAACAGGCTGCCCATGCGGTAGATGAAGAACGCACAGGCCAGCAGCAGGCCGATTTCCACCGCCACCGTGAGATCGAACACCACTGTCAGGCCAAAGGTGCCCAGCAGCACCGTGCGATAGGGCAGATTGAAGTGGCGCAGGCGGGCGAACTCATGCCATTCGCCCATGTTCCAGGCCACGAATAGCAGGATGCCTGCCAGCACGGCCAGTGGAATCTTCAGGGCCAGCGGGGCCGCCAGGGCCATGACGGCCGCGACCGTGAGCGCGTGCACCATGCCAGCCACGGGCGTGCGGGCGCCGGCCCGCACATTGGTGACGCTGCGGGCGATGGTGCCGGTGGCCGGCATGCCACCTAGCAAGGGGCTGGCCAGATTGGCCAAGCCTTGCGCCATCAGTTCCTGGTTGGGGTCGTGGCGGGTGATCGGGGTGCCGATCTTTTCCGCCATCTGATCAGCCACCCGGGCACAGAGCAGTGACTCAATGGCGCCCAGCAGGGCCAGGGTCAGGGTGGGTGTGACCAGCAGCTTGGCCTGCGACCAGCTGAGCTCAGGCCAGCGCAAATCGGGCAGGCCCTGGGGGATGCTGCCAAAGCGACTGCCGATGGTCTCGACCGGCCACTGCAACAGGGCGGCGGCGGCGCTCAGCCCGACCAGCGCCACGATAGGGGCCGGCAGGCGCACCAAAGCTCGCAGTGAGGGGGCACGGGCCAACTGCGGCCATACGGCCATCAGGCTGACGCCCAACAGCCCCAGCGTCAGGGCGTGAGGGTTCCAGCTGCTGGCGTGCCGGGCCAGGGTCTCGATCTGCGCAAAGAAATCGGCGGGCATCTTGGTCGGGATGCGCAGCCCGAACAGATCGCGCAACTGCGACAGTCCGATCAACACCGCAATGCCATTGGTGAAGCCAATGATGATGGCCACGGGCACATAGCGCACCAGGGCGCCTAGACGCAGCAGCCCCATCAGGAACAGCAGAACACCCGCCATGCCGGTCGAAAGCAGCAAGCCGCCCAGGCCGTGGCGCTCCACGATGCCATAGACCACCACGATGAAGGCCCCGGCCGGCCCACCGATCTGCACATTGGAGCCGCCCAGCATCGAGATCAGGAAGCCGGCCACGATGGCCGTGGTCAAACCCGCCTCGGGCGGCAGCCCGCTGGCAATGGCAAAGGCCATGGCCAAGGGTAGAGCAACCACGCCCACCGTCAGGCCCGCCCCCAGGTCGGACCAGCTGATTTGGTGCCAGCAATCCAGCAAGCGGGGATGAAAGCGCTGCACCTTCATTCGGTCTCGGCGTAGCGTCGTTCAATGCCACGGATTTGTTTGCGCAGGCGCGGCAAGGCCAACTGCGCGTCGATGGCGGCGAGCCATTCCTGTGCCTGCGGCAGCGAGCGCCGAATGCCCAGATGAAAGGGCACGGCGGGTGCCACATAGGGCGCGGGCACCGAAATGATGCCGGCCTGCAGGCCCAGCTTGCGCAGCCGCCACTGCGTCACCAGCGGGGAGAGAGCCACATGCACGTCGCCGCGTTTGGCCAGCACCATGCGGTAGATGGCGTCGTGCCCGCCCACCCACTCAACCTGGGGAAAGTCAGCAAACTGGGTCTCGGCCCACTGGTTACCGCGCTGGTCCACCAGATGAAAGGCCTTCAGCTGGGTGCGCTCACGCAGACTGCTTAACTCATCGCGGCGCGGATGGTCGGCGCGAAAAAACAGATGGGGTTCGAGGGTGACCAGGGGCTGCTGGCCGAACTCGGCATAGCTGCGGCGTTCGTCGGACGCAAAGGTACACAGTGCATCGGCTTCGCCGTTTTGCACCACGGCCTGCGCGCGGCGCCAGGGCAGGCCGAGGGGCGCTAGCTTCAAATTGGGCAGAGCCTGAGCCAGCACCAGGGCCAGTGCGTCCGGAATGACGCCCAAGACCCGGCCTTGATCGACATAGGAATAGGGCGCGTAGTCCTCATTCACGCTGAGACGCAGCACCCCAGACTGCGCCCGCCCGGATAGGGGCAGGGCGGCCAGGACGAAGGCACGGCGCAGCATGGGCTCATCCTAGCGGCCGCCCGCCGCAGGCGCTGACGCGGAACTTACCGAATGCGCATGCCCGGTTGCGCGCCGGCATGGGGCTCCAGCACGAAGACGCCGGGCACCGCCTTCTCGTCGGCGTGGCTGGCCGCCAGCACCATGCCCTCGCTGACGCCGAACTTCATCTTGCGCGGTGCCAGATTGGCCACCAGCACGGTGAGTTTGCCTTCCAGGTCTTCCGGCTTGTAGGCCCCGGCAATGCCGCTGAAGACGTTGCGGGTGCGGCCCTCGCCGGCGTCCAGGGTCAGGCGCAGCAGCTTGGTCGAGCCCTCGACGCGCTCGGCCTTGACGATCTTGGCGATGCGCAGATCGGGTTTGACGAAGTCATCGATGGTGATCTCGGCAGCGATCGGCTCACCGCCCGGGATCGGTGCGGGCGGCTCGGGTTTGACGAAGAGTTGTTCGACCTGCTCGGGCGTGACGCGCTGCATCAGGTGCTGGAAGGCGCCAATCTGCGCGGCACCGAGGCGCTGGGCGGCGTCGGCCCATACCATGGGCTGGATTTGCAAGAAGGCTTCGACCTTGGCCGCCAGCGCCGGCAGCACGGGCTTCAGGTAAAGCGTGAGCAGGCGGAAGGCTTCGATGCAGGTCGAGCAGGCCTGGTGCAACTCCAACTGTTTGTCGGCCTGTTTGGCCAGCTCCCAGGGCTTGTGGGCGTCCACGTACTCGTTGACGCGGTCGGCCAGGGCCATGATCTCGCGCAGGGCCTTGCCGAACTCGCGGCCATCGAATTGCTCGGCCAAGCCGGCGGCGGCGGCCTGCAGTTGATTGACCACCGCCTCGCCATCGGCACCCAGGTCGGCAGTCAGTCGGCCCTCAAAGCGCTTGGCCACAAAGCCGGCGGCGCGGCTGGCGATGTTGATGTACTTGCCGACCAGATCGGAATTGACACGGGCGATGAAGTCCTCGGGGTTGAAGTCCAGGTCTTCGACGCGCGGGTTGAGCTTGGCGGCCAGGTAGTAGCGCAGCCACTCGGCATCCAGCCCCACTTCCAGGTAGCGCAGCGGGTCGATGCCGGTGCCGCGGCTCTTGCTCATCTTCTCGGCGTTCACCGTCAGGAAACCATGCACATGCACGGCGTCCGGCGTCTTGCGGCCGCTGAAGTGCAGCATGGCCGGCCAGAACAGGGTGTGGAAGTAGGTGATGTCCTTGCCGATGAAGTGCACCTGCTCGGTGGTCGGGTCGGCCAGGAAGGCATCGACGTCCCGTCCGATCTTGGCGAAGTGGGCTTGCAGCGAGGCCAGATAGCCCACCGGTGCGTCCAGCCACACATAGAAGTATTTGCCCGGCGCGTCGGGGATCTCGATGCCGAAATAGGGGGCGTCGCGGCTGATGTCCCAGTCGCCCAGGCCGCCCGAGAGTTGCCCGTTCTCATCCTCCTTGGGCGTGAACCATTCCTTGATCTTGTTCAGCACCTCGGGCTGAAGGCGACCGGCTTCGTGTGTCCAGGCCTGCAGAAACTCCTTGCAGCGCGGGTCACTTAAGCGGAAGAAGTGGTGGTCGCTGTGCTTGAGCACCGGCGTGGCGCCGCTGAGCACCGAATAGGGGTTCTTCACCTCGGTCGGCGCATAGACCGCGCCGCAGCTCTCGCAGCTGTCGCCGTACTGGTCCTTGGCCCCGCACTTCGGGCATTCGCCCTTGATGAAGCGGTCGGGCAGAAACATGCCTTTGGCGGGGTCGAAGAACTGCTCAATGGAGCGCACTTCGATCAGGCCGGCGTCGCGCAGCTTGCGGTAGACGTCTTGGCTGAGCGCGTGGTTTTCTGGTGCGTCGGTGCTGTGCCAGTGGTCAAAGGCGATGTGAAAACCGTCCAGATACGGCTTGCGGCCGGCCGCGATATTGGCCACGAAGGCCTGCGGCGTCAGTCCGGCCTTTTCGGCCGCAATCATGATCGGGGCACCGTGGGCGTCGTCGGCACAGACGAAATGAACTTCGTGGCCCGACAGCCGTTGAAAGCGCACCCAGATATCGGCCTGGGTGTACTCCATGATGTGCCCGATGTGGAAGTTCGCGTTCGCGTAGGGCAGGGCGGTGGTGACGAAGAGCTGGCGGCGGCGCGTCATGGGGCGGCTCGATCAAAAAACTGGCAAGGGGCGGGATTCTAGGGACCGCCCCGTTGCTGCGAAGCTTCAGCCGCGCAGGGCTACCCCGCCCGCACTGCGGGTGCGGCCCACCGCGCTGCCGCCCACGGGCTTGACCCAGCGGGCCTGCAAGGCTGCGATGCGGGGCTCCAACTCGCCCGCGCTTTCGATCTTCTCGGCATGGCGCTTGAGCACTGACATGGCCATGTCGATGAGCTTGGCATTGCGCGAGTCTTCGCCGCGCTGGATCAGCATCTCGACCGACACCCGGGCATTGCCGCGCATCGCATGTTTCATCGCGGTTTCGGCAATCTCAAAGACTTGGGCGTGGCTGTTGCGCAGCAAGTCTTCCAGGTCCTGACGCCCTTCAATCATGCCCACCAGCAGTTCGGTGCTGGCCTTGCTGACGCAATAGCGCATGCCCACGCGCTCGACCAGGCTGGGCAACTCTGGCTTGGGTTCTGCGGCGTCCAGCCGCACCCAGAGCGCCAGCGCGAGGCTGGCCACCTCGTGGTCGGCATCCTCCAACTCCAGGGTGCTGGCGAGTTCTTGGGCGGGCTTGAGGGCGTCGCCCGGTTTGCGGTCCTGCAGCGCCATCAGACCCAGCACCATCAGCTCGATGCGGCGCAGGCGCTGCGCTTCGGGGTTTCGCTCCATCATGCGCAGCAGCGCCTCGTGCACATGTTTGACGCCCTTGTGGTCGCGTTTGTCAAAGCGCATCAGGGCTACCAGCACCAGCGAAAAGGCGTCAAAGAGCTTGGACTTCAGCCCTGAGGCAATCGAGCGTTCCAGTAGGCGCAAGGCCTCTTCGCGCTCGCCGCCATAAAAGCTCAGGGTGCC
Above is a window of Inhella inkyongensis DNA encoding:
- a CDS encoding response regulator transcription factor — its product is MRLLLIDDHPLIHLAMRALLSDFEPAVSLTPAADAATAHRLLASEPVFDLVLLSLQLGDEDGFALLETLRQGHPALPIAVMSAGNSMAEVIRAIDQGAMAFIPKTSDPAQMKEALELVVAGGIYIPAMRMGGESPPPPPGVQSPTALPAVAPPPAPRDLESLPITARQHEVLRGLLMGKPNKVIASELKISADTVKDHVQAIFRALGVNSRTQAVLAVSQMGR
- a CDS encoding segregation and condensation protein A; translated protein: MPATTFDPNTADVAAPLDEPQIVDQVALATLYGEPLFQLPQDLYIPPDALEVFLEAFQGPLDLLLYLIRKQNFNIFDIPLADVTVQYLGYVEQIRKHNLELAAEYLLMAAMLIEIKSRMLLPVRQSDDGGEAEDPRAELVRRLLDYERIKIGALKLDELPLLGRDFWCPSVEADFSAAPTFEAVRPEDLAQAWRELLARAKLHQHHRITREQLSVREHMSIVLRRLQGQRYLGFEDLFEIERGPQVLVVTFIAMLELTREGLLQLTQAEAFAPIYVRLFQREVSAPVNAPSD
- a CDS encoding DUF3460 family protein; this translates as MPFFWKPYTSDVTQMIQELKAKKPTLEAEQRAGRALLWDKQLDRNQQAEFGTARVPQQAYVYGSTPEAAQ
- a CDS encoding SulP family inorganic anion transporter produces the protein MKVQRFHPRLLDCWHQISWSDLGAGLTVGVVALPLAMAFAIASGLPPEAGLTTAIVAGFLISMLGGSNVQIGGPAGAFIVVVYGIVERHGLGGLLLSTGMAGVLLFLMGLLRLGALVRYVPVAIIIGFTNGIAVLIGLSQLRDLFGLRIPTKMPADFFAQIETLARHASSWNPHALTLGLLGVSLMAVWPQLARAPSLRALVRLPAPIVALVGLSAAAALLQWPVETIGSRFGSIPQGLPDLRWPELSWSQAKLLVTPTLTLALLGAIESLLCARVADQMAEKIGTPITRHDPNQELMAQGLANLASPLLGGMPATGTIARSVTNVRAGARTPVAGMVHALTVAAVMALAAPLALKIPLAVLAGILLFVAWNMGEWHEFARLRHFNLPYRTVLLGTFGLTVVFDLTVAVEIGLLLACAFFIYRMGSLFRASPVAAEALPAGVQAFELYGSLFFGAVAKVEALGEQIHAGTRSVVLDLHKLVQLDSSGVDALQQLHAALRRRGVALLLADVNAQPLSLIERSGLAAELGPDHILPRLKIDAPPPS
- a CDS encoding transporter substrate-binding domain-containing protein; this encodes MLRRAFVLAALPLSGRAQSGVLRLSVNEDYAPYSYVDQGRVLGVIPDALALVLAQALPNLKLAPLGLPWRRAQAVVQNGEADALCTFASDERRSYAEFGQQPLVTLEPHLFFRADHPRRDELSSLRERTQLKAFHLVDQRGNQWAETQFADFPQVEWVGGHDAIYRMVLAKRGDVHVALSPLVTQWRLRKLGLQAGIISVPAPYVAPAVPFHLGIRRSLPQAQEWLAAIDAQLALPRLRKQIRGIERRYAETE
- the metG gene encoding methionine--tRNA ligase, producing MTRRRQLFVTTALPYANANFHIGHIMEYTQADIWVRFQRLSGHEVHFVCADDAHGAPIMIAAEKAGLTPQAFVANIAAGRKPYLDGFHIAFDHWHSTDAPENHALSQDVYRKLRDAGLIEVRSIEQFFDPAKGMFLPDRFIKGECPKCGAKDQYGDSCESCGAVYAPTEVKNPYSVLSGATPVLKHSDHHFFRLSDPRCKEFLQAWTHEAGRLQPEVLNKIKEWFTPKEDENGQLSGGLGDWDISRDAPYFGIEIPDAPGKYFYVWLDAPVGYLASLQAHFAKIGRDVDAFLADPTTEQVHFIGKDITYFHTLFWPAMLHFSGRKTPDAVHVHGFLTVNAEKMSKSRGTGIDPLRYLEVGLDAEWLRYYLAAKLNPRVEDLDFNPEDFIARVNSDLVGKYINIASRAAGFVAKRFEGRLTADLGADGEAVVNQLQAAAAGLAEQFDGREFGKALREIMALADRVNEYVDAHKPWELAKQADKQLELHQACSTCIEAFRLLTLYLKPVLPALAAKVEAFLQIQPMVWADAAQRLGAAQIGAFQHLMQRVTPEQVEQLFVKPEPPAPIPGGEPIAAEITIDDFVKPDLRIAKIVKAERVEGSTKLLRLTLDAGEGRTRNVFSGIAGAYKPEDLEGKLTVLVANLAPRKMKFGVSEGMVLAASHADEKAVPGVFVLEPHAGAQPGMRIR